The Filimonas lacunae genomic sequence CCATCCAGTCAATTTCTTTTTCCCAACGGCTCCAGTCCCACCAGCTCATACTATAATTAAAAGTGCAATAGTTGAGGTAATACCGGTATTCGTAAGGCGTGGTACGATGCACCACACCCTGTATAGCAGGTAAAGTGGTGGGTAGCTTTAGCTGCGTGCCGTTCCAGGTAATCTGGCAATGGCAATATTCTGTAAGATAATAATACAAGGCAGAAGCTTGCGATACTCCATTGTTACCACGTAATACAATTTTGCCCTGCCTGCTCTCTATTTCAAAAGCATCTTTCTCGGCAACGTCAGGTAGTGGCTCTACAATAAAAGAAGCAGCCTGTTTGGGTAAAATTCGTTTGATTAAACCAGTTACTTCATTGGCATGTTGTGCGGAAAGCCTTAGGGGCAAGCCTAATACCCACACAAGGGATAAGGCCGTAAGGATTCTTTTCTTGTTCATTTAGCGATCGTGTTTCTATTGTGTAATATCGAAAAAAGCGCATTGCCACCAAGGATTTGGTGAAAAAGCGCTTTTGATAAATAGTATAACTAAGCCTGTGGCTACAATGTTAACCGGGCAATATACTGGTCGTAATCGTCTTCAAACAACAATTCTACTTTCCAGCCTTCTTCTGTTCCTGTTTTCTCCAGCAAATCCCTATCTATATACAACCAGGTAAACCAGTCAGTTTTTTCTTTCAGGTATTCGTATTGATATGCTATTTCTCCATAATATGGCGAAGCAGGTATATCCCCTTCATACAGATAAGCAATATCGGAAGAATCGAACAATAATTGACCACCTGGTGCTATAAGCTTTTTAGCATGTTGTAAAAAACGGCGTAAGCCATCTATGGTACCCGCCAGGCCAATGCCATTCATCAGCAATAACAAAGTATCATAGTTAGCCGATTCCAGCGTAAACACATCCTGTTGCAACACCTGTTGCACACCCCGCGCACGCATTACCTCAGCAGCTCCGGCAGAAATATCCAATGCCACCACATCCAGCCCTTTCTTTTGCAGGTACAACGCGTGACTGCCCGCTCCAGCGCCTATGTCCAGCACCTTGCCACGGCAAAGCTCCAGCGCAGCCAGTTCTAACTCGGGCATACTGTCTTCACCCCTGAAATATACCTCTACCGGCATTTCTTCTTTAGGACCATATTTATTACGAATCCACAGCTTCCCAATTTGTTGCCGATGGTAATAATCCTGTAATGCCTGTCCTAATATATCTGTCATACAACAAATGTAGTTATTATGGCCGGGGCATAGCAGTGAGAATAGTAGCAGCATTCCTGAATTATACAAAATTTAAAAGCACTTATACCACCTGTTTTTTGTTATTAGGGGTTAACTTTCAACCCTGGTAATTTTAGAACTGACAAACCTATAGACAATGAACGAACAAAAATTTTGGGAAATTATAGAGACTGCATGGGCTGCATCACCTGAATTAAACTCTTTACGTTTAGAAACACTGGTGAACAACCATCCTTCACAAATTGAAGAGCTGAACCTGGCCCTGAACGACATTATTACCGACAACTATTGTACTATCCTGTATACACTGGAGAAAGAGCCTTTTCAAAAGTATGTTCAGATACTGGAAGAAAAACTGCACCATATTGACCGTAAAGAAATTCATGAGTATACAGATGGATCGGACGATGGCTTTTTATATGCCCGTTGCTTTATCGTAGGTATGGGGCAGCAGTATTATAATATGGTAGATAAAGACCCGTCTAAAGCAACGATGGATGCAGAAGCTGAGATATTCGGTTTTGCTGCATATGACATTTACGAGGAAAAATTTGAAGAAGAGTGTACACGGAACCTGTTGCACAACATAGAAACCGGGTCTAACCCCAACGGAGGCTGGTAGTATGGAACAAGAAAACACCATTGTATTATGTATACCCGGCACCTGGAGCAGCCGGGAGGAAGTGCTAAGCAGCGTTATTGATGCTAATAACGGCGAATACCTGTTTGCCGGCGGCGTATTGTTTTGCCCCAAGCAGGATGAAAGCTTTATGATGGAAGCGCGCGAACACGACCACCATATGCACCATGCCTTTGTTACTGCCGGCATGCAACGCTTTGAAGCGGAAGAAATGGAAGCCATTAAAACCCACAAAACCGTGGTGTATGTAAGCGGCCCAGGCGGAAACAATGCATTTGCCAATAGCATAATGAGAGCAGGGCTGGCCATTTTAAAAGCCGGCGGGCTGGGCATTAAAGTAGAAAGCTCAGGCAAAGCCTTTACGCATGCACAATGGGAAGAGCTGGTAAACATGGATCATGACCACCGCTTTTACGAAGCCTTTGTATTACTGGTGAAAGGAGCCAACAACAGCATTTACTCCTGTGGCATGCACAACCTCGGCTTACGGGATGCCATTGCCGACGGTGGCGAAGATTTTATGGAAACCGCTGAGCTGGTAGACATTTTTAGCGTGTACCAGGTAATTGAAAAGCCCGAAATTAAAAGCGGACAAACATTCAGCACCGCACCTGACATGCCCGTTTACCAGATACAGGAAGAGCCTTGCACCTTTTACCCGGAGGATGATTTGTTTTATAATCCTTATGGCATGTTTCACCTGGTACTGGCACCAGAAGAAGACGACACACTTTAGCCTTACAGCACAATATACCAAAGGCTGGCACTAACAGTAGCCACTATTAATGAAATATACAGGTAGCTCTTTACTCAAGAACACTGTAAAACAAAAGGCCGTATCACATTTTTATGATACGGCCTTTTGCATATTTATCGGAACAACTACACTTCTGTAAAGAGGTGCTTATTCTTTATAATTTCATAGTCATAGTCAAACCCGTTGCATTTCCTGGCCCGGGAGCGAAGTAAGGTGAGAATGCTACCCCTTTTCCTTTTTTATTGATCCTATGCAGTTCTGGCACCAATATACCGGAAGTAGCACCCGCAATATAGCCCAGTAACACATCGGTTCTGAAATGACGGCCGGATTGCATTCTGTAAAAGGCCACCAATCCCGGAGGAATAGAAGCCAGGCCGTATAAGCCTATTCTCTTCCAGCCTTTGATATGATGATAATCGGTAAACACTTTTACCAGGAAGAAAGTAGAGGTAGTGGCGAAACCTGTGTGACCGCTAAAGAAAGAGTTGCTTTTGTTATCACCTATTTTTTCAGCCATAGGCACATCAGGATTGTATAAGAACGGGCGCGGCCTTCTTACCGAGAAGGCACCTGCGAAATACAATGCGTTATCTACCGCGTGAGAAGCCAGATACATAGAGAGAAGCTCTACCCAATCTTTTCGAACCGTTTTATCCAGCGCCAACAATGCTGGCGTAAAAATGGATATGTTTAAAAACAGATCAGACTTAGATTGCGCACTGACATATTTAGCAGGATCGTGATAGATTACCGGTCTGTCAAAACCATTTACATCCATTGGGTTCAGCTTCAGAATTTCCGCTTCTGTCATGCTGGACACTTTCTCCAACTTCCTAAACCCTTTACTGGATAAAAGCACAGCTGCACCGGCAGACGGCAATTCCCACCAGGGATTTATGTTATAGATCTGCTCTCTTGTAGCAGAAGGAGACTTACCAGTTGATTGTTTCAGAGTATCAACCTGTGCCGATGCAGTATAGGTAACTGCACTTAGCAGTAAAATAAGTGCTGAGAACTTCTTCATAAGCATTGTTAACATGATTTTAAAGGGTATATAATGCCAGACACCTGGTGACACATAATGTAATGATTATAAGCGCACAAACTTACTGCAAAAAGGCTACGTTTTAAACCAGTCACGGGCAAAAGCCCCTTTCAGCCCCCTTAAACCGGGGTTTTGTAGCCAAATAAGGCAATAAAAGCATAAATTAGACAAGAATTATTCATCACCCCTCATCCAAATCCGTTAACAATGCTATAACCACGTTTTAATCGTTTTATAAGTACTCTTGCAAAAGAATAGACCAAATCGTACGTTTTATCTATCTGTAATATATCCCCAATGCTGAAATACATACCACTATCTATTTTACTATGGACGGCCGGGCAGGCACATGCTCAAAACATGGACATTGACATTTTAAAAAGGATCAATGCAAGCGGCAATTACAGTCCTGTTGTCACTAAAATCAGTTCTTCCGCCTATGCTTTTGGAGTAGGCATTCCTATTGGCCTCACTATGGCAGGACAATTTTCGGGCGACCTGGAATTACGTAATAAAGGTTTAAGAATTGCAGAAACCGTGGTGATGTCTTCTGTTGTAACGGAATTACTGAAAAGGGCAGCCAGGCGAAACAGGCCTTCCTATACTTATCCCGAGCTGGTAAAAGCCTACGCTCCCGGAAATGATGTAAAAAGCTTTCCATCCGGCCACACTTCCCTGGCGTTTTCTACAGCCACCAGTGTATCACTGGAATTTAAGAAATGGTATATCACCGTTCCTGCCTTTGTGTGGGCGGGTAGCGTAGGATATTCACGCATGTACTTAGGTGCGCACTACCCTTCCGATGTACTTTGCGGCGCCATTGTAGGCACAGGCACTGCGTTTGCCACACATTGGCTGAATAAAAAACTATTCCCCGCTAAACAAACCTTGAAGCCCGCACCAGCGTTTTAAGGGTAAAAGCTATCTTTAGTTTTCTATTACAATCATTAAACCTTAAGGCATGTTACGTACTGTTTTTTCTCTGTCTGTTTTGCTGGCAACACAATGTTTTGCTTTGAATGCGCAGGCACAGGATTATCCCGATTTCAGAAGCAAACGTGAAGCGGTAGAAAAAATGCAGGAGAAAGAAATACAGTCCGACCTTTCTACTTTTACTATGGCCGGCGTTGACCTAGGTGTAGGCAAAGATCCCTTACCGAGCATTCCTGTAGCCAGCTACGATGCGTCACACATCAGCTTTGCGGGCAACAGCATTAACGTTAACATCACTACCGGCAAATTTGATCCCTCTAAACATAAGCTCAATTTTGTAGAGAAATACCTGGTAAAAATTGACAACAAGGGTTATTATGGCAATTATGGCAATGTTCCTAAAAACACCATTGCAACAGTAACTGTAACTGTTGGTAAAGATACCATTGTCATTCCTCCAGCAGCTTATGCCGACATTTACAATCCTGAATTTACCTACTCTCATAGTGGTGTTGTAAGTGCATCTGGTGGCGTATATCAATCAGCCGACAAAAAGAAGCTGTATATATACCTGTTGAAACGCGAAGCAGGTGGCAGCTACGAAGTAACCTGGGTGATACAGGATAATAAATACCTGAGACGCGTAGTGGACTTCGGTTTCCTGCAATAACGATATCCCCCTTTGACACACTATTGACAAAATGCTGGTTATCAGCATAGTTACTTCTATTGGCATTATTTATGATAAAGCATGAGCAATCATAAACAACAAGCCATGAAAAGATCGATGAAACCTCTGTATGCGTTAGTTATTATTTGCTTTTTAGCCATTTCGGCCAGTGCTCAAAAGTACCCGTGGCGCCTGGGTATTGGTGTTGCCGGCGGTATGGGCACTAAAGATCCCAACCCATTTGTACTGGGTGGCGATTTACGTTTTCAAAAAGGATTAGGCAATAGTGTATCTGCCATTTTTACCACTGGCTACACACACTTCTTCAAAAAAGATGGTGTATCAAGCCTGGGCTTTGTTCCTGTGAAAGCGGGTTTTAAAGTGTTTCCAACCAAAAACTTCTACTTTAATGCAGAAGCTGGTGCCGGCTTTGGTACTACCAAAGGCTTAGGCACTTCTTTTGTATGGTCACCTGCTTTAGGTTTTGCTTTTGGCAGTGGCTGGGACATTAGTGTGAAGTATGAAGAATTTACAAAATATGATTATACCAAACAAGTAGCTCTCAGGTTAGCCTATGGCTTTAAACTGTAAGCAACCGTTCGCAAAAAGTTAAAAAGAACGTTCCCACGAAAGCGGGAGCGTTTTTTTTATTTTTGCCACCATATGGCCATACGAAGTGAAGCATACAAGACGTGGAGATTA encodes the following:
- a CDS encoding phosphatase PAP2 family protein, which produces MLKYIPLSILLWTAGQAHAQNMDIDILKRINASGNYSPVVTKISSSAYAFGVGIPIGLTMAGQFSGDLELRNKGLRIAETVVMSSVVTELLKRAARRNRPSYTYPELVKAYAPGNDVKSFPSGHTSLAFSTATSVSLEFKKWYITVPAFVWAGSVGYSRMYLGAHYPSDVLCGAIVGTGTAFATHWLNKKLFPAKQTLKPAPAF
- a CDS encoding DUF4261 domain-containing protein; translated protein: MEQENTIVLCIPGTWSSREEVLSSVIDANNGEYLFAGGVLFCPKQDESFMMEAREHDHHMHHAFVTAGMQRFEAEEMEAIKTHKTVVYVSGPGGNNAFANSIMRAGLAILKAGGLGIKVESSGKAFTHAQWEELVNMDHDHRFYEAFVLLVKGANNSIYSCGMHNLGLRDAIADGGEDFMETAELVDIFSVYQVIEKPEIKSGQTFSTAPDMPVYQIQEEPCTFYPEDDLFYNPYGMFHLVLAPEEDDTL
- a CDS encoding DUF4240 domain-containing protein, with the translated sequence MNEQKFWEIIETAWAASPELNSLRLETLVNNHPSQIEELNLALNDIITDNYCTILYTLEKEPFQKYVQILEEKLHHIDRKEIHEYTDGSDDGFLYARCFIVGMGQQYYNMVDKDPSKATMDAEAEIFGFAAYDIYEEKFEEECTRNLLHNIETGSNPNGGW
- a CDS encoding class I SAM-dependent methyltransferase, with amino-acid sequence MTDILGQALQDYYHRQQIGKLWIRNKYGPKEEMPVEVYFRGEDSMPELELAALELCRGKVLDIGAGAGSHALYLQKKGLDVVALDISAGAAEVMRARGVQQVLQQDVFTLESANYDTLLLLMNGIGLAGTIDGLRRFLQHAKKLIAPGGQLLFDSSDIAYLYEGDIPASPYYGEIAYQYEYLKEKTDWFTWLYIDRDLLEKTGTEEGWKVELLFEDDYDQYIARLTL
- a CDS encoding phosphatase PAP2 family protein, coding for MKKFSALILLLSAVTYTASAQVDTLKQSTGKSPSATREQIYNINPWWELPSAGAAVLLSSKGFRKLEKVSSMTEAEILKLNPMDVNGFDRPVIYHDPAKYVSAQSKSDLFLNISIFTPALLALDKTVRKDWVELLSMYLASHAVDNALYFAGAFSVRRPRPFLYNPDVPMAEKIGDNKSNSFFSGHTGFATTSTFFLVKVFTDYHHIKGWKRIGLYGLASIPPGLVAFYRMQSGRHFRTDVLLGYIAGATSGILVPELHRINKKGKGVAFSPYFAPGPGNATGLTMTMKL